In the Candidatus Methylomirabilota bacterium genome, ACACGCCTTTTTGCGAGCTCGAAGAAAGGCAGAAGGCCCCGGTCCCGAGGACCATAGATCACCGGCGCCCGGATAATGACCCATGGGATAGTCGGGCCGAGTTCTCTAACGGCCTTTTCCCCATCCAGTTTGCTCCGACCGTAGTGGCTGACAGGCTGGGGGGGGTCAAGCTCCCGAAGAGGATGTCCGTCCTTACTGGGACCAGCCGCCGCCAGACTGCTCAGATACACCAGTCGGGGTGGTTGTCTCCTTTGGGCCAAGATGGCCACTAAGTTGGCTGTCCCTTTCCCGTTGGCCCGGTAATACTCGTCCACCTCCAAGGTCTTGGTGAGCCCGGCCAGGTGGAAAACCCAGTCAAAGTCCTCCTGGACTATCTCACCGAGGTTGGTGTCTGTGCAATCCCCTTCAACAACCTTGACCTGTAAGCCTTCCAACCAGCGGAGACGACTTCGGCTCCGGGCCAGACAGGTAACCTCGTCTCCCCGCTCCAAGAGATATTCCACGAGGTGGCTGCCGATAAACCCGGTCCCGCCCGTGACCAAGACCTTCACGCTGTCCAGCGCCCCTCCCGGTTGAAAATTTCCCCCCCGGGGTCAGGCGACCCATAAACGGAGCCCATTTTATGGGATCCCCCTTTCGAAAGCAAGCGAGAACAAACGAACCCCCTGGGAGGGGTGGGGAACCCACTTGGAGCACCCTGGCTGTCTGGAGACCGGCCCCAGAGCCGTCCCGCAGAAAAAGGCCTCTCTCCTCTTCCTGCCTTCTCCCGGGACTCTTAGCTAGGTCGCCTCCGACAGACTTTTCAAGCCCTTCCTCGCCGCCTGGACCATCAACGCCATATTCCCCGGCGGATGGACGTTGTTCATCATGCGGTCGTGGGCTTCGGGAATTCGTTCCCATTCAAAGACTTCGGACATGGCCGGCTTGATGCGCCCGTCCATGACCGCCTTGTTAGCAGCTTCTGCCTGATATAAGGTGGCAAAATGCGAGCCCTGAATCCGCTTCTGGCGCATCCAGACGTATGAGGCGTCGAACGTTAAATTGAATCCGGTCGTCCCCGCGCAGAAAACGACCATGCCGCCGCGGGATGCCACGAAGCAGCTTACCGGAAAGGTCTGTTCCCCTGGGTGTTCAAAGACGATATCGGGGTCGACCCCCTTGCCGGTGATTTCCCAGATCGCCCCCCCGAATTTGCGCACTTCCTTGACGTAGGCGCCGTAGGCGTTCAGGTCGGATACCCGAGGTAATTGCCCCCAACAGTTAAAGTTTTTTCGATTGAGGTATGCTTTGGCGCCGAGGTCCAGACACCATTTTCCGCGCTCGTCGCTTGAGACGACGGCGATGGCGTTGGCGCCTGCCGCTCGAACGATTTGGATGGCCATGGAACCCAGCCCGCCGGAGCCTCCCCAAACGAGCACGTTCATGCCGGGCTGAAGGGTATGAGGGGGATGGCCGTAGAGCATCCGCCAGGCGGTAGCGTGAACCAGCGTGTAGCAGCCGGCCTCTTCCCATGTGAGGTTGGCAGGTTTGGGTAGCAACTGCTGGGCCTGGACCTTAGTGAATTGGGCGAAGCTCCCATAGGCCGATTCATAGCCCCAGATCTTCTGTTCGCGGCAGAGCATAGGGTCACCGCCATTACAATAGGGACACTGGCCGCAGGTTTGCCCGCAGTGGACCAAAACCTCATCCCCGACCTTCCAGGGATACACGGAGCTCTTGACGGCGCTCCCCAGCTTCCAGATCACCCCCGCAGCATCGCTCCCCGCGATGTGGAATGGATGTTTATGGAACCGGGTCGGCGAAGCCGGTTGTCCCAGTGACGCCCAGACTCCGTTGAAATTGACTCCCGCCGTCATCACCTGAACCAACACTTCGTTGGGGCCGATTTCGGGGAGATCCACGACTTCGGATTTCATGGCTTGAAGAGGCGGGCCATGATGCTCGGGATGAATCACGTAGGCGTGCATTTTTTTGGGTACGAATCCCAGGGGGGGAATTTCGCCGATGTTGTAGAGCTCTTTTTCAGCCATGGCCTGTCCTCCTCATCGTGGCTGTATAACTCCCGTTGATCTGGACAGATGGGAGAGGCTATCGCGGAGTTCTAAGCTGTAGGGACACGAAGCGCTCAAGGCTACCATAAGGGTATGTCGGATTGCAAGGTTCCTTCCCCCAGGGAGCCTACGCTGGAGGGGACCGACCGGTATGGAGTCTGCCGATGACACTTGATAAATGGCTTCGACCATGATAATATCCGGTGACTGTTGCGACTTGCTACACTCATCAAGGCTTTCCGGGAGGCCATCTCTGCGGTGAATCGATCCGCGACATCGGGGAGGATCCGCCACGGTTCAGCATTATCCCCCGCATCACGACTCAACGCCTTGCAAGTAATAACTGTGAACGTGCGCATCGAATTATCAAGCGAATAGAGGTATGCAGAACGGCGCTGAAGGAACAAGTATTGCATACATCCTCTACTCTCTAGTATGGAGATATAATGATGGATCCAGAGCCGGCAACGTCTAAATCCGCATCGCAACAGGCCTCCTGGCAGCAGGTGGTGGCGAAATATCAACATCCCGATCTGCGGCGCAGCGTATGGCAGATGGTCAACACCCTCATCCCATATTGTCTGCTGTGGTATATGATGTATCGCAGCCTGGAGGTCTCGTATTGGATGACGCTGGCCCTGGCCGTGCCCACGGCCGGATTTATGGTCCGAATCTTTATCATTTTTCATGACTGTGGTCATGGCGCCTTTTTCAAATCGCAGCGCGCCAACAACTTTTGGGGATTTGTGACCGGCGTGTTGACGCTGACGCCCTACTATGGCTGGCGCCACGAACATGCGACACACCATGCGACCGCGGGCGATCTGGACCGCCGGGGGGTTGGGGATATCAAGACGTTAACGGTGAAAGAATATCTGGCCTTGCCCCCCCCGAAGCGGCGTAACTACCGGCTGTACCGGAATCCGCTGATAATGTTTATTTTTGGGCCCCTGTTCGTTTTCGTGATTCAGCAACGCTTTGTGCCACGCGGTTCCCGCAAGCGCGAACGCGATAGCGTGTATTGGACCAATCTGGCGCTCGGGGGAATTGCGGCTGTGATGAGTCTCTCCATTGGACTGAATGCTCTTGTCTTGGTGCAGTTGCCGATCATCATGATTTCCAGCGGGGCGGGGATATGGCTATTTTATGTGCAGCATCAGTATGAAGGGGTGTACTGGGAGCGGCACGACAATTGGAGTTATGTGGCCGTTGCCATACAAGGCAGTTCCTTTTATAAATTGCCCAAGGTGTTGCAGTGGTTCACGGGAAACATCGGGTTCCATCATGTTCATCATCTCAGCCCGCGGATTCCCAATTATTACCTGGAACGGTGCCACAATGCGGATCCGATGTTCCAGGAAGTGAAGACAATTACATTATGGCCGAGCTTGAAATCGCTTTCCTTCCGTCTGTGGGATGAAGACCGCCACCAGCTGGTCGGGTTCGGCTACCTCAAAACCCTTCAGAAAGAGCAGGCGTCGACTTCTCACCGCTAAACCCTCCTTCCTTTTCTGTTATCCAAACCGCCCAGCGTGTCTGGTATCGTCGGGTCGGACTCCACTACTGAGACCGGAAAAAGGTTGTGGTTCCTCGCTTGGTACTAAAAATGTACGGGCAGGGTGCGTTTCACGAGGAGCGGAAATGAGTAAGAAGGCACTTTTGGGGTTGGCCGTACTCGCGCTGCTTGGGTACGGGGGGACCGGACGTGCGGAGCAAGCGTACACCTGGGTCCAAGTAGTTGAGCATGGGATGCCCGATGTTAACAATCGGGAGGTGGCCCAAGAGGCTTTCATAGAAAATACTCCTCCTCAGCCTGTCCTTTCCGTCCGGGATAGACGTGGTGTTCGCATTCGTAAAGCATGAGGGACAGACATACGTGGTATATCACGAGCGTAAAACCTCCGATGTGGTCGGCATTGCTCGGCTCGATTGGGGTTATTCTTGGCCGCAGAGGCTGCGCTTCTACGAGTTCTACGTTGATTCCGGGCTGCTGAGAGAAGATGCGCTCACCGGGGAATTTCTGCACATCACGGGGAGTAATCGCATCTTCGCCGGACTGTGCCGCATCGCGGATTTGTCGAAGGAAGCGCGCCCGCACGCTGACTGTCCAAAGGGCGCATGATACGCTCGGTCTCGTGACAGGCCTGGACTCCAGTCACCACCCTAGCCCGGATTATTCACATAGAAGTGAATAATCTGCCCTCCGGGCTTCGACTCCGCCCCGCGGTTGCGGGGCGTCGCTCAGGGCTAACCTTGAGTCCCGCCGCAGCGGCGGGGTCGAAACCTGCCGGTGCGGCCGAGCCCGCACCTGCAGGCGCATTATTCACGAAGACACTCCGTTCGTGAATAATGCGGGCTAGCATTGCCTGGGCACATCCTCTTATCTGAAATTCTCCGCTTTCGTCCTCGGGGGAGATTGGTCCGTACTAGCCAGCCGCTCTAGGCTTTCCGGTCTTGAGACAATTTGCCCGATCGGCCGTCCTATACCTGGCAAGGTTTCCGTAGCGTGTGTCTTGGAGGGAATGGTCTGACCAAGGGGTTGGTGACCCCAGCGGGATTCGAACCCGCGTTGCCGCCTTGAAAGAGCGGTGTCCTAGGCCAGGCTAGACGATGGGGTCCATGTCGGCTGTCATAAAGTTCGATCACAGATAGCACATCTGTCTTGGAATCGCAAGTCGGAAGGGCTCCGGGGATGGGCATGCATAGGCGTGTTCAGCATCA is a window encoding:
- a CDS encoding NAD(P)-dependent oxidoreductase, whose protein sequence is MKVLVTGGTGFIGSHLVEYLLERGDEVTCLARSRSRLRWLEGLQVKVVEGDCTDTNLGEIVQEDFDWVFHLAGLTKTLEVDEYYRANGKGTANLVAILAQRRQPPRLVYLSSLAAAGPSKDGHPLRELDPPQPVSHYGRSKLDGEKAVRELGPTIPWVIIRAPVIYGPRDRGLLPFFELAKRRVALRLGGKRIFSLCYIEDLVRGLYLAAERGKPGEIYYLAEATPRSWEEILDAIATALEVRTLMVPFPSALVGAAAWAWEGIARLTGAPPLLNRDKAYELRQRYWVCDPGKAARELGFTTSISLQTGTQRVVEWYQRYRWL
- the ccrA gene encoding crotonyl-CoA carboxylase/reductase yields the protein MAEKELYNIGEIPPLGFVPKKMHAYVIHPEHHGPPLQAMKSEVVDLPEIGPNEVLVQVMTAGVNFNGVWASLGQPASPTRFHKHPFHIAGSDAAGVIWKLGSAVKSSVYPWKVGDEVLVHCGQTCGQCPYCNGGDPMLCREQKIWGYESAYGSFAQFTKVQAQQLLPKPANLTWEEAGCYTLVHATAWRMLYGHPPHTLQPGMNVLVWGGSGGLGSMAIQIVRAAGANAIAVVSSDERGKWCLDLGAKAYLNRKNFNCWGQLPRVSDLNAYGAYVKEVRKFGGAIWEITGKGVDPDIVFEHPGEQTFPVSCFVASRGGMVVFCAGTTGFNLTFDASYVWMRQKRIQGSHFATLYQAEAANKAVMDGRIKPAMSEVFEWERIPEAHDRMMNNVHPPGNMALMVQAARKGLKSLSEAT
- a CDS encoding fatty acid desaturase, which translates into the protein MMDPEPATSKSASQQASWQQVVAKYQHPDLRRSVWQMVNTLIPYCLLWYMMYRSLEVSYWMTLALAVPTAGFMVRIFIIFHDCGHGAFFKSQRANNFWGFVTGVLTLTPYYGWRHEHATHHATAGDLDRRGVGDIKTLTVKEYLALPPPKRRNYRLYRNPLIMFIFGPLFVFVIQQRFVPRGSRKRERDSVYWTNLALGGIAAVMSLSIGLNALVLVQLPIIMISSGAGIWLFYVQHQYEGVYWERHDNWSYVAVAIQGSSFYKLPKVLQWFTGNIGFHHVHHLSPRIPNYYLERCHNADPMFQEVKTITLWPSLKSLSFRLWDEDRHQLVGFGYLKTLQKEQASTSHR